A stretch of the Teretinema zuelzerae genome encodes the following:
- the nrdD gene encoding anaerobic ribonucleoside-triphosphate reductase, whose product MRTVTEIDADIARVRAEMQNVHGTTTEVYARIVGYYRSVRNWNRGKREEYNHRKLFIADEQRIEEHMGAFDLVQVPGKNSNAVISETCAIETAQAEGEARYELYVRKTCPNCPPVKECCTSLPLSGEQIDVDTPEGFARASALGVFSAPTVIFFDQSGHETGRAHSVKEIRSLSNAYAGEPVLSF is encoded by the coding sequence ATGAGAACAGTAACAGAGATCGACGCCGACATCGCGAGGGTCAGGGCAGAGATGCAGAACGTGCATGGAACCACGACGGAAGTCTATGCGCGGATCGTCGGATACTATCGATCGGTGCGGAACTGGAACCGCGGAAAACGTGAAGAATATAATCACAGGAAATTGTTCATCGCCGATGAACAAAGAATTGAAGAACATATGGGCGCTTTCGACCTCGTCCAGGTTCCCGGAAAGAACAGCAACGCCGTAATTTCGGAAACCTGCGCTATTGAAACTGCTCAGGCGGAAGGCGAGGCGCGCTACGAACTGTATGTGCGGAAAACCTGTCCGAACTGCCCCCCGGTAAAAGAATGCTGTACATCCCTGCCCCTCTCCGGCGAACAGATCGACGTGGACACTCCCGAAGGATTCGCCCGCGCGTCTGCGCTGGGGGTGTTTTCGGCGCCGACGGTGATCTTCTTCGATCAGTCGGGGCATGAAACCGGCAGGGCCCATTCCGTTAAAGAAATCCGTTCGCTGTCGAACGCGTACGCGGGCGAACCGGTTCTCTCCTTTTAA
- a CDS encoding radical SAM protein — MKVGLLKTSLVNFPGRVCAAVFLPGCNLRCPFCHNGELACAPVATGPSGGTGETESYVEIEEAYAHLEKRSRVLGGLAISGGEPFLSPALPDLIRKARNLGLQVKIDTNGTLTDRLKTFLADPELRPDMIAVDVKTSLSRYGELAIEERAGPRLAEELQKTLQILKDEALRGGNASRPLRVEYRTVLVPGLVGEKELREIASLLPESADWELAGFISGVCLDPAWNEKTPYGPEETRRLASLAQSLIPGAKLR, encoded by the coding sequence ATGAAAGTCGGGCTTTTAAAAACAAGCCTGGTAAATTTTCCGGGCCGCGTTTGCGCGGCCGTTTTTTTACCCGGATGCAATCTTCGCTGTCCATTCTGCCACAACGGCGAGCTCGCTTGCGCCCCGGTCGCTACAGGACCGTCCGGCGGAACCGGGGAAACGGAATCCTATGTGGAGATTGAGGAAGCGTATGCCCATCTTGAAAAGAGATCCAGGGTTTTAGGCGGTCTTGCGATCTCGGGCGGCGAGCCCTTTTTATCCCCCGCCCTGCCGGATCTGATACGAAAAGCCCGCAATCTCGGCCTGCAAGTCAAAATCGATACGAACGGTACGCTCACGGACAGGCTGAAAACCTTTCTCGCGGACCCTGAACTGAGGCCGGATATGATAGCGGTGGATGTGAAAACCTCTCTCAGCCGATACGGAGAATTAGCTATCGAAGAACGCGCAGGACCGCGGTTGGCCGAAGAATTGCAGAAAACGCTTCAAATACTGAAGGACGAAGCGTTGCGCGGCGGCAACGCCTCTCGCCCGCTTCGCGTAGAATACCGCACGGTATTGGTACCCGGTCTTGTCGGAGAAAAAGAATTAAGGGAAATAGCGTCTCTGCTTCCCGAATCGGCCGACTGGGAACTGGCGGGCTTTATAAGCGGAGTCTGCCTCGATCCGGCATGGAACGAGAAAACGCCGTACGGACCGGAAGAAACCCGCCGCCTCGCCTCCCTTGCCCAAAGCCTCATTCCCGGAGCAAAACTGAGATAA
- a CDS encoding SPFH domain-containing protein, translated as MNPFMPLLVFLAVFAFIFVVTLFRSVRVVPNRTALIVERLGRYSRTLEAGFHVLFPFLDKVRYRQTLKEQSIDVPAQDCFTKDNVQVRVDGVLYVQVMDPKKASYGIKNYGVATVLLAQTTMRSVIGQLELDNTFEAREMINASVVKAVDEASDPWGVKVNRYEIQNIKVSDSIMDAMEAQMKAEREKRAEIARSLGEMETKINLSKGAYEEAVNLSEGQKERMINEAEGEASEIVAVARATAEGIRKVAAAVSMSGGKEAANLRLSENWIDAMGGIAVEGSKVVLSADLTDFSEVTSKAAKMLLK; from the coding sequence ATGAATCCGTTTATGCCCTTGTTAGTCTTTTTGGCTGTTTTCGCTTTTATTTTTGTGGTCACGCTGTTCCGGAGCGTACGCGTCGTACCGAACCGGACCGCCCTCATCGTGGAGCGGCTCGGACGCTACAGCAGAACGCTGGAAGCTGGTTTTCACGTGCTTTTTCCCTTCCTCGACAAGGTCAGGTATCGCCAGACTCTGAAGGAACAGTCCATCGACGTTCCGGCCCAGGATTGCTTTACGAAGGATAACGTGCAGGTGCGGGTTGACGGCGTGCTTTATGTTCAGGTAATGGATCCTAAGAAGGCGAGCTACGGCATCAAGAACTACGGAGTAGCCACCGTGCTCCTCGCGCAGACGACGATGCGCTCGGTGATCGGCCAGCTCGAACTCGACAACACCTTCGAAGCCCGCGAGATGATCAACGCTTCTGTGGTGAAGGCAGTCGACGAGGCCTCTGATCCCTGGGGCGTCAAGGTGAACCGGTACGAAATACAGAATATTAAAGTTTCGGATTCGATTATGGATGCGATGGAAGCTCAGATGAAGGCCGAACGAGAAAAGCGCGCTGAAATAGCCCGTTCGCTCGGAGAGATGGAAACGAAAATCAATCTTTCAAAGGGCGCCTATGAGGAAGCCGTAAACTTGAGCGAAGGCCAAAAGGAGCGGATGATCAATGAAGCGGAAGGCGAGGCTTCCGAGATTGTCGCTGTCGCGCGGGCAACCGCAGAAGGAATCAGAAAGGTAGCGGCCGCCGTCAGCATGAGCGGGGGAAAAGAAGCGGCCAATCTGCGCCTTTCCGAAAACTGGATAGACGCCATGGGCGGAATCGCGGTGGAAGGTTCGAAAGTTGTGCTCAGCGCCGATTTGACTGATTTCTCCGAGGTTACGTCGAAAGCCGCGAAAATGTTGCTGAAATAA
- a CDS encoding stomatin-like protein, with protein sequence MFLVYLIAAIFVIVLFKIAVVVPEQEAFVVERLGKYTKTLEAGFHLLFPFIDRIAYRQNLKEEAVDVDPQVCITSDNVQVEVDGILYLKVYDPVKASYGIDNYRYAVAQLAKTTMRSEIGKLELDKTFCGRDSINDNIVRALDEASDNWGIKVTRYEIRDITPTDTILEAMESQMRAERIKRANILESEGKREALINVSRGNKQDAINRSMGERQRKINIAEGQAKSIEITSTATAEGLSLVAEALSVPGGQTAMGIRLAEGYIKRFRSVLERCDVSVYPEELAGLAVVADLVKNTVARGGKS encoded by the coding sequence GTGTTTTTAGTCTACCTGATTGCGGCGATCTTCGTTATCGTGTTGTTCAAGATCGCAGTCGTGGTTCCCGAACAGGAAGCCTTTGTCGTGGAACGCCTGGGAAAATACACGAAAACCCTCGAGGCAGGCTTTCATTTGCTGTTTCCTTTTATCGACCGGATCGCCTACCGCCAGAACCTGAAAGAGGAAGCGGTCGACGTCGATCCGCAGGTGTGCATCACCTCGGACAACGTGCAGGTCGAGGTCGACGGAATTCTGTATCTGAAAGTGTACGACCCGGTCAAGGCGAGCTACGGCATCGACAATTACCGCTACGCGGTCGCGCAGCTCGCGAAGACCACGATGCGCAGCGAAATCGGCAAGCTCGAGCTGGATAAAACCTTCTGCGGACGAGACTCGATAAACGACAACATCGTCAGGGCCCTCGACGAAGCATCCGACAACTGGGGCATCAAGGTTACCCGCTACGAAATTAGGGACATCACCCCGACCGATACTATCCTTGAAGCGATGGAAAGCCAGATGCGGGCTGAGCGAATCAAGCGCGCGAACATCCTGGAATCCGAGGGCAAGCGCGAAGCCCTCATCAACGTTTCCCGGGGAAACAAGCAGGACGCGATCAACCGCTCCATGGGAGAGCGCCAGCGCAAAATCAACATAGCCGAAGGACAGGCCAAATCGATCGAAATCACGAGCACCGCCACGGCTGAAGGCTTGTCCCTTGTGGCCGAAGCGCTCTCGGTTCCCGGCGGACAAACCGCCATGGGAATCCGTCTTGCGGAAGGCTACATCAAGCGTTTCAGATCCGTGCTTGAACGCTGCGACGTTTCCGTCTATCCGGAAGAACTTGCCGGCCTGGCCGTAGTCGCCGATCTCGTGAAAAACACCGTTGCGCGTGGAGGTAAATCCTGA
- a CDS encoding NfeD family protein produces MIGSWFIWALIGVGCIGLEMLIPGFVIFFFGLGALATALCTLIPFVGAAVWLQIMLFVLFSIVSLVFMRKKFAKIFEGTVFNGASGTSPEDGVGEVVDVVDAIEPPAEGRIRFRGTTWKARTTGESIAAGSHARIVARDNVTYIVEKS; encoded by the coding sequence ATGATAGGATCATGGTTTATATGGGCTCTGATCGGCGTCGGCTGCATCGGCCTTGAAATGCTGATTCCGGGATTCGTTATTTTCTTTTTCGGCCTTGGAGCCCTGGCGACCGCATTATGCACGCTGATTCCCTTCGTAGGGGCCGCAGTATGGCTTCAAATTATGTTATTCGTCCTTTTTTCCATCGTTTCTCTTGTTTTCATGCGGAAAAAGTTCGCGAAAATTTTCGAAGGGACTGTTTTCAACGGTGCTTCGGGGACTTCTCCGGAAGACGGGGTCGGAGAAGTGGTGGATGTAGTCGATGCCATCGAGCCTCCCGCGGAAGGCAGGATACGCTTCAGGGGTACAACATGGAAAGCGCGGACGACCGGCGAATCAATCGCGGCGGGAAGCCATGCCCGCATCGTAGCGCGAGACAACGTGACTTATATTGTAGAAAAATCCTGA